From the genome of Gopherus evgoodei ecotype Sinaloan lineage chromosome 5, rGopEvg1_v1.p, whole genome shotgun sequence, one region includes:
- the LOC115652587 gene encoding LOW QUALITY PROTEIN: profilin-1-like (The sequence of the model RefSeq protein was modified relative to this genomic sequence to represent the inferred CDS: inserted 1 base in 1 codon): MASWNXYIDHLMADGTCQDAAIVGYKDVPSVWAAVPGKIFAGISPVEMNVLLGKDRSPLFVNGLTLGGQKCSVIRDNLMVDGEFTMDLRTKNIKGEPTFNITISRTARTLVVLMGKEGIHGGNVNMKCFEMACYLRNAGY; the protein is encoded by the exons ATGGCCAGCTGGA CCTATATTGACCACCTGATGGCTGATGGGACATGCCAGGATGCTGCCATTGTTGGTTACAAGGATGTTCCTTCTGTGTGGGCTGCTGTCCCTGGCAAGATTTTTGCAGGCATCTCTCCTGTGGAGATGAATGTGTTACTGGGGAAGGATCGCTCTCCGCTATTTGTCAATGGACTGACACTGGGAGGCCAGAAGTGCTCCGTGATCAGAGACAATCTGATGGTAGATGGGGAGTTCACCATGGATCTGAGAACAAAGAACATTAAAGGAGAACCCACTTTCAACATTACAATCTCCCGAACAGCCAGAACTTTGGTTGTGCTAATGGGTAAAGAAGGAATCCATGGAGGAAATGttaacatgaaatgttttgagaTGGCTTGCTACTTAAGAAATGCAGGGTACTGA